Genomic window (Vibrio sp. NTOU-M3):
CAGCAATAAACGCGAGTAGCGGCACTGAGAGCTGCGCGACTGAAGCTTGCAATAATGAAAGCCGTTTTAAGATCCAATACCACAATACGTAGCCACCGCCAGAGGTTACAGCACCAGAAAGCAGTGCAAGCGATACCCCATAACCACTTAAATCAAACGCAAAGCCAATCCAAGGCAAAATAAGCAAGATGATAAGACTTGCACCAACGACCCCTTGAGTAATACCAACCACCGCTGAACTGCTTTTTTGACCTAAAAGCGTGAAAGCTGCCCAACCCAATCCCGAAAGGATCATCATGATGGCTGCGAACAGATCCGGCTGCTGCGCACCAGGCAACATCAAGATAATGAAGCCAACAATAGCGCACAAGCTTCCAAAGCCTTCACGCCATGATAATTTATGGCCTTGCCACAAATAGGCACCGATAAGAGCAAATTGCACCGTCGCAAACAAAATCAAAGCGCCAGTCCCTGCCGCAAGAGCAACATACGCGTAAGAGAAAAAGATCGCATAAACAAAAAGTGCGCAGCCATTCCATAAAGTCATAGACGACTTCAGTACGTGAATTCGCCCTTTCCAAACACCACTTAATACAACAAGCACAAATGCTCCAGAGAACAACCGAATCACGGTAAACGCCCCCGGGTCTATCGCTCCTGATTGTAATGCTAAGCGGCATAAAATAGAGTTTGCCGCAAAAGCCGCCATAGCGA
Coding sequences:
- a CDS encoding DMT family transporter, which codes for MHTYLVTFVAMAAFAANSILCRLALQSGAIDPGAFTVIRLFSGAFVLVVLSGVWKGRIHVLKSSMTLWNGCALFVYAIFFSYAYVALAAGTGALILFATVQFALIGAYLWQGHKLSWREGFGSLCAIVGFIILMLPGAQQPDLFAAIMMILSGLGWAAFTLLGQKSSSAVVGITQGVVGASLIILLILPWIGFAFDLSGYGVSLALLSGAVTSGGGYVLWYWILKRLSLLQASVAQLSVPLLAFIAGTIWLGEELSLQAVIASILILGGILVVMKVKSER